The Actinomadura graeca nucleotide sequence CTGCCTGGGCGGCCTGACCGAGCTGCAACGGGAGTCCGTGACCCTCGCCTACTACGGCGGCTACACCTACCGGGAGGTCTCCGAGCTCCTGAAGGTGTCGCTCGGGACGGTGAAGACACGGATGCGCGACGGGTTGATCAGAATGCGCGACTGCCTGGGGGTGGACCGATGAGCCACGCCTCGCCGACCGTCCACGCCCTGTCCGGCGCCTACGCGCTCGACGGGCTGTCGGAGGATGAACGGCGCCGGTTCGAGGACCACCTCGGCCGGTGCGGAGACTGCGCGCTGGAAGTGCGCGGCCTCCAGGAGACCGCGGCGCGCCTGGGAGCGGCCGCCGCGGTCTCCGCGCCGCCCCGGATGCGCTCCCGCGTCCTCGTCGAGGTCGCGCGGACCCGCCAGGTGGCCCCCCACCAGGCGATGCCCCGCCCGGAACCACGGCCCCACCGGCGGACGGGGCGCGTCCTCCCGCGGCTGCTCACCGTGGCCGCCGCGGCCTGCCTCGCCGTCGCCGTCGCGCTCGGCGTCCTCGCCCAACGCGCCGACGAGCGCGCCGACCGCCTCCAGGCCCGGCAGGAACTGGTCGCGTCCGTCCTGACGGCCCCGGACGCGCGGGCCGTCACCGGGCACGTCAGGCGGGGCGGGCAGGGCACCGTCGTGGTGTCGCGGCGGCTGGACAAGGCCGTGGTGGTGCTCGCCGGGCTCCCGTCCGTCTCCGCCGCCCGGACCTACGAGCTGTGGCTGCTCGGGGACGGCGCGCCCCGCCCGGCCGGGCTGACGGAGGGCGCGTCGGGACCGGTGCTCCTGGACGGCATCGGGGCCGCGACCCAGGTCGGGCTCACGATCGAGCCGGCCGCCGGGTCGGCCGCGCCCACCACGCCCCCGATCTTCGCCGCGGCCCTGCCCGCCTGACCGCCGCGCCTCCCGACCGCCGCGCCTCCCGGTCACCGTGCCTCCGGGGGCACCGGGCCTGCCGGTCACCGGGCGCGCCGGTCGATCAGCGGGACCGGACGCCGCCGCCGCGCCTGCCTGACGATCTGCGGCAGCCGCGCGTCCCAGCCCGGCTCCACCGCGAAGCACCACGCGGCCGCCTCCACCGTCGCCGGGACGTCCCGCATGGTCAGCGCCACGAGCCGGGGCCGCTCGGCGGTGCGGGCCATCTCCGCGAGCTCCGCCGTCGGCAGGAACACCACGTAGTCCTGCTCGGCGCCGCGCCCCCGCGCCGCGCTCCGCCGCAGCGCCGTGATCGCCGTCACCTCCGCCCAGGGCAGGACGCGCCCGGCCGCGCGCGGCAGCGGCCAGCGCGCGGGCCGCCGCACGCCGTCGGCGTCGAGGACCAGGACGGGCCGCCGCGCGAGCATGCCGCCCGCCGACAGCAGCAGGCCCGTGCCGAACAGCGCGGCGCCCGCCAGCCCGAGCAGCAGGAACGCCAGGCTGCCGACGCCCGTCCCGCGCATGACGGCCCCGGCGACGAACCCCGCCGAGGCCAGGAAGAGGATCAGCACCGCGACGAGCTGCCGGACGGCCCACCAGGTCACCCGGTTCCTTACCGCGAAGACCTCGCCGGACGTGCCGCCCCCGGCGCCCGTCCCGCCGGTACGGTCCATCCCGGGGGTCAGTCCCGCTTCACCGCGCACAGCAGGCCGTCGCCCACCGGGACCAGCAGCGGCACCAGCCGCTCGTCCTCGCGGATCATCCGGTGCGTCTCGCGGATCGCCTCGGTCTCCGGGTCGCGCCGGTCGGGATCGGCGACCCGGTCGCCCCACAGCGCGTTGTCGAACGCGACCACGCCGCCCGGCCGCAGCAGCCGCAGCGCCGCCGTCAGGTACTCGGGGTACTCCTGCTTCACCGCGTCGCAGAACACCATGTCGTAGGCGCCGTCGGTGAGCCTCGGCAGCACCTCCAGCGCCCGTCCGACGATCATGCGGGTGCGGGACGACCCCAGCCCCGCCTCCCGGTAGGCCAGCTTCGCCAGCCGCTGGTGCTCGGGCTCGACGTCCACACTGGTGAGCACGGCGTCCTTGACCATGCCGCGCAGCAGCCAGACCCCGGACACGCCGCAGCCCGAGCCGATCTCCACCACGTGCCGGGCGCCGATCAACGTCGTGAGGAAGCGCAGCGCGGCCCCGCCCGCGGGGCCGATCGGCGACGCGCCGATCTCCTCGCCGCGGCGCCGGGCGGCCACGAGCGGTTCGTCTTCGGGGAGGAATTCCTCCACGTAGGCCAGGGTGGCCTGAATGGCGTCGATGGCTGCCTCCTCGCGGGACCCCCGCCTGGCTCATGCTGGAAAGACCATATCGCTGACAGGGAACCATCTGGAGTGTCAGCGCGTTCTAACCAGCGACGGAGCACATCACCCCGATGGGCCGAGTCGCAGAACAGAGTCGGTTCAGAACCGCCCCAGCCCAGGCGAGACCGTGCCGTTCCAAGGTGGAGACCTTGGCCCACGAGAGAGGAACAGCCCGGCACCATGGGAGTCGCAGCACTGAGTTTTAGAGGCGCTGTGGGGGTCGGCCCCAGGCAGGGGCTGGGGAACGCAGCGCGCACGCGCGAGAACGCACCCGAGGCCGAATGGGCGCCGCCGTCCTGGGACGAGGTCGTCCGCGAGCATTCGGCGCGTGTCTACCGCCTCGCCTACCGGCTCACCGGCAACCAGCACGACGCCGAGGACCTCACGCAGGAGGTCTTCGTCCGCGTGTTCCGTTCGCTGTCGAACTACACGCCCGGAACGTTCGAGGGCTGGCTGCACCGGATCACCACGAACCTGTTCCTCGACATGGCGCGCCGCCGCCAGCGGATCCGCTTCGAGGGGCTCGCCGACGACGCCGCCGAGCGCCTCCAGGGCCGCGAGCCCACCCCGGCGCAGGCGTTCGACGACAACAACTTCGACGCGGACGTGCAGGCGGCACTCGATGCATTGGCCCCCGAATACCGGGCGGCCGTGGTGCTGTGCGACATCGAGGGCCTGTCCTACGAGGAGATCTCCGCGACGCTCGGTGTCAAGCTCGGCACCGTGCGCAGCCGGATCCACCGTGGCCGCGCCCAGCTGCGCGCGGCACTGGAGCACCGCGCCCCGACGAGAAGGCGCCCCGGTACGAGGAACGAGTACCAGAACGGCCTGCCCGGCGAGGCCGCCGCGGCGGCCGGGACGCACGGCCCGGGTACGGGGAGCGGATACCAGGCGGGTCAGGCGCTCGCGGAGGGCGTGTAAGGCAAGCGGCCCGCGCGCGGATCGGGACCGCGCGCGCATGGATGACGACGAGGGGCGGCATGACGGAGCGAAGCGAGGGCATGAGCGTGGCTCTTGCCGGGGGACGTAGGAGGCCGCTCTCCCGTGAGGAGGGCGTGTGAGCTGCCTGGGGGAGAGCCTGACCGCCCTGGTCGACGGTGAGCTCGGCCACGAGGAGCGCGACCGCGCACTCGCCCACCTCGCGGGCTGCGCCGAGTGCCGGGCCGAGGCGGACGCGCTGCGGCGGCTCAAGGGCCGGCTGCGGGAGCTGTCCGGACCCTCCGGACCCTCCGGACCCTCCGCACCCGCCGTGACCACCGGATCCGGTGGCGCCGTCGCCGACGACCTTCCCACCGACGACTTCGTGGCGCGGCTGCGCTCGCTGGCCGGGTCCGCCGGGGCGCCCCCAACCACGCCGCCCGGTCCGTCCGGGCCACCCGGTCCGCCGGAGTCCTCCCAGAGCGCCCCCGCCCGTCCGCCGCGATCATCACCGCGGGCGGCCAGGCCGTCCGGGGCGGGCCGCCCGCGCGACAACCGCCCGGCGGGCCGCACCGCCGCCGCCGTGCTCCGCGACCACTCGCGCCGCCGTTACCTGGTGGTGGGCGCCGCGACCCTGTTCATCGGGTTCGGCACCGCCTCCTACGCGGCCGGCGGGCGCGACGAGCCCGCCGCCGTCACCCCCGCCTTCGACCGGTTCGCCGTCGAGCACGCGCTGACCTCCGGCGACGCGCCGATGACCGACCCGCTCACCGACCCGGTCAACCAGGTCCAGACGTCCCCGGGACCGTGATCGCGGGCACCGTCACCGGCCGGGCGCGCCGCTGCGCCCTGATGGCCGGCGGGTTCGTGGGGGCGCTCGCGCTCGCCGGGGCCCTGACCGGCGACGCCGGTCCCGCCCGGGGGGTCCGCAGCGACCCGGGCGCCGTGGGGCTGCTGCGCGCCGCCGCCGACGCCGCCCGCCGCGTCCCCTACGAGGGCCGGCGCTTCCTCACCACGTGGAACCGCACCCGCTCGGCCACGTCCGAGGCCGGGGTGGCGCACCGGCCGGGCGAGGGCGCCCGCTACGTGTCCCCGTCGGGCACGGAGGGCTACCGTCCCGAGTCCGCCGCGGGCGAGACCACAGGCTTCACCGCCGCGACGCTGACCCTGCTGACCCGCAACTACTCGGTCGTACGGGCGGCGGACGCGGCGGTCTGCGGGCGCCGCGCCCGCGTCGTCGAGGCGCGCCGCGCGGACGGCAGCACCGCCGGGCGGTTCTGGCTCGACTCCGAGACCGGGCTGATGCTGCGGCGCGAGCTGGTGGACGCCACCGGCCGCCGCGTCGTCGCCTCCGGCTTCACCGAGATCGCCCTGGGAACGCCGTCCGGGGTGCGGACGCAGCTGCACTCCGCGCCGTCCGCCCCGCCCGCCAGGGGGGCCGACCGCACCGACCCCGACATGACGAGCGCCCCCGCCGCGACCCTGGCGCCCTGGGAGGAGCGGCTCGACCGCGCGCAGCTCGCCGCCCTCCGCGCGGACGGCTGGCCCGTCCCGAAGAGCCTGCCGGGCAGGCTCACCCTCTACGAGGCCCGCCGTGACAACGGCACCGTCCACCTCAGCTACTCCGACGGCCTGGCGGCCGTGTCCGTCTTCGTCCAGCGCGGGAGCCTGGACGAGACCCGGTTCATCGGCTGGCAGAAGAGCGCCCGCAGGGGACGGACGGTCTATCGTCGTGAGTCCCTGCGGCGGTGGGCCGTGTCCGCGGGAGGCGGGTATGTGTCCACGGTCCTCACGGACGTCCCGCAGAGCACCGCCGAGGCGGTCGCCCTGAACCTGCCCCGCGGCGGCACGCCGTTCTGGAAGCGCGTCGCCAGGGGCTCCCGCCGGCTGGGCTCGGCGGCCAACCCGTTCGGCTGAGCGGCGGTTCCTCTCGGTTCGTCGGTCGGTCACGGGAGGTCTTATGCTCGCCACATGCCCCGAGGGGCACGATGAGCGCGGATGAAGAGAACCATGCTCGGTAGGAGAGATGGGGATGACGGAAGACAACCGCGGTCCGGTCGAGGCGCGGCCGGGGGACGACGACCGTTCCCCCGGCGACGAGCCTGAGAGGCAGGAGGCGGCCGCTCCCCCCGA carries:
- a CDS encoding anti-sigma factor family protein, with amino-acid sequence MSCLGESLTALVDGELGHEERDRALAHLAGCAECRAEADALRRLKGRLRELSGPSGPSGPSAPAVTTGSGGAVADDLPTDDFVARLRSLAGSAGAPPTTPPGPSGPPGPPESSQSAPARPPRSSPRAARPSGAGRPRDNRPAGRTAAAVLRDHSRRRYLVVGAATLFIGFGTASYAAGGRDEPAAVTPAFDRFAVEHALTSGDAPMTDPLTDPVNQVQTSPGP
- a CDS encoding anti-sigma factor; protein product: MSHASPTVHALSGAYALDGLSEDERRRFEDHLGRCGDCALEVRGLQETAARLGAAAAVSAPPRMRSRVLVEVARTRQVAPHQAMPRPEPRPHRRTGRVLPRLLTVAAAACLAVAVALGVLAQRADERADRLQARQELVASVLTAPDARAVTGHVRRGGQGTVVVSRRLDKAVVVLAGLPSVSAARTYELWLLGDGAPRPAGLTEGASGPVLLDGIGAATQVGLTIEPAAGSAAPTTPPIFAAALPA
- a CDS encoding O-methyltransferase codes for the protein MEEFLPEDEPLVAARRRGEEIGASPIGPAGGAALRFLTTLIGARHVVEIGSGCGVSGVWLLRGMVKDAVLTSVDVEPEHQRLAKLAYREAGLGSSRTRMIVGRALEVLPRLTDGAYDMVFCDAVKQEYPEYLTAALRLLRPGGVVAFDNALWGDRVADPDRRDPETEAIRETHRMIREDERLVPLLVPVGDGLLCAVKRD
- a CDS encoding MucB/RseB C-terminal domain-containing protein, producing the protein MIAGTVTGRARRCALMAGGFVGALALAGALTGDAGPARGVRSDPGAVGLLRAAADAARRVPYEGRRFLTTWNRTRSATSEAGVAHRPGEGARYVSPSGTEGYRPESAAGETTGFTAATLTLLTRNYSVVRAADAAVCGRRARVVEARRADGSTAGRFWLDSETGLMLRRELVDATGRRVVASGFTEIALGTPSGVRTQLHSAPSAPPARGADRTDPDMTSAPAATLAPWEERLDRAQLAALRADGWPVPKSLPGRLTLYEARRDNGTVHLSYSDGLAAVSVFVQRGSLDETRFIGWQKSARRGRTVYRRESLRRWAVSAGGGYVSTVLTDVPQSTAEAVALNLPRGGTPFWKRVARGSRRLGSAANPFG
- the sigE gene encoding RNA polymerase sigma factor SigE — its product is MGVAALSFRGAVGVGPRQGLGNAARTRENAPEAEWAPPSWDEVVREHSARVYRLAYRLTGNQHDAEDLTQEVFVRVFRSLSNYTPGTFEGWLHRITTNLFLDMARRRQRIRFEGLADDAAERLQGREPTPAQAFDDNNFDADVQAALDALAPEYRAAVVLCDIEGLSYEEISATLGVKLGTVRSRIHRGRAQLRAALEHRAPTRRRPGTRNEYQNGLPGEAAAAAGTHGPGTGSGYQAGQALAEGV